A part of Crassostrea angulata isolate pt1a10 chromosome 5, ASM2561291v2, whole genome shotgun sequence genomic DNA contains:
- the LOC128185689 gene encoding uncharacterized protein LOC128185689 has product MSKETQTFSQSLVSVRIDTNLPEIMIESIQHSNELMMFYTGMTDSDTFFAVFNSLMEQGADKLSTEVLGTMNNNKLGRKRKRRRVDEFLLVMMRLRLGLLLKDLEFRFKLSSSAVSKIFNSWILFMYECMQSLVFLQELDVLKLHVPKCFTNFSNTRVVLDCTEIFIQSPSSLENKSLTFSNYKSHNTFKALVGFSMTGVVFFFSKLWPGSASDVEITRNSGLIHFLKKGDAVMVNKGFIHIANDLKCKGVKLHCPPFKSELQFSRSEVETTRRIASARIHVERKMEQIKNFRILLGIMPLAISDFADQIIFVCAALTNLLPPLVSE; this is encoded by the coding sequence ATGTCTAAAGAGACCCAAACCTTTTCACAATCCCTAGTTTCTGTTAGAATAGATACTAACCTACCGGAGATAATGATTGAGTCCATTCAACATTCTAATGAGTTGATGATGTTTTACACAGGAATGACTGACAGTGATACTTTTTTCGCTGTATTTAATTCGCTAATGGAACAAGGAGCAGACAAGCTGTCAACAGAGGTTTTGGGAACAATGAATAACAATAAATTAGGTCGTAAAAGAAAACGGAGAAGGGTAGATGAATTTTTATTAGTTATGATGAGACTTAGATTAGGATTATTGTTGAAAGATCTTGAATTCCGTTTTAAACTGTCTTCAAGTGCTGtgtcaaaaattttcaattccTGGATACTTTTTATGTATGAGTGCATGCAATCTCTTGTTTTTTTGCAGGAGCTTGACGTTTTGAAGCTACATGTTCCTAAATGTTTCacaaatttttcaaacacaCGTGTAGTTTTAGACTGCACTGAGATTTTCATCCAAAGTCCATCTTCTTTAGAAAACAAATCTCTGACTTTTTCTAATTACAAATCACACAACACATTCAAAGCATTGGTTGGATTTAGTATGACAGgggttgtattttttttttcaaaactctgGCCAGGATCAGCGTCTGATGTTGAAATTACTAGAAATTCTGGTTTGATACATTTTCTTAAGAAAGGAGATGCAGTCATGGTTAACAAAGGTTTCATTCATATAGCTAATGATTTGAAATGTAAAGGTGTTAAACTTCATTGTCCGCCTTTTAAATCAGAACTCCAGTTTAGTAGGAGTGAAGTAGAAACTACCCGTAGAATAGCTTCTGCAAGAATTCATGTAGAACGCAAGATGGAACAGATAAAGAATTTCAGAATTTTACTGGGTATTATGCCTTTAGCAATAAGTGACTTTGCTGACCAAATTATCTTTGTGTGTGCTGCTCTTACCAACCTTCTACCACCCCTGGTGTCTGAATAA